In the Pirellulales bacterium genome, one interval contains:
- the bioA gene encoding adenosylmethionine--8-amino-7-oxononanoate transaminase, producing the protein MSEPTREQLLDWDRRYVWHAFTQMAEYEPLVIREARRHTLVDLDGREFLDGVSSLWCNVHGHRHPRLDAALREQLDRVAHVTLLGSSNVPAIRLAQRLVELAPPGLEHVFYSDDGATAVEVALKMAFQYWRQRPDPRPEKSLYVTLGDGYHGDTIGSVSVGGVERFHALFAPLLFETLRLPTPRLYRLPEGVSRQTACAYFLGQLEAVLERDAARIAAVVLEPLVQCAAGMIVHPPGFLAGVHRLTRRHDVLLIADEVAVGFGRTGRMFACEHEGVAPDLLCLAKGLTGGYLPLAATLATDEIFQAFLGTFADSKTFYHGHTYGGNPLGAAVALANLDVFAEERTLARLPAKIERLARHLERIARHPHVGDVRQVGLIAGIELVRDRATAEPFPWPEKRGYRVCDVARSQGVLLRPLGNVVVIMPPLSIELNELDAIVAAAEAGIDAATRD; encoded by the coding sequence ATGTCCGAACCGACCCGCGAACAACTTCTCGATTGGGACCGGCGCTACGTCTGGCACGCGTTTACGCAGATGGCCGAGTACGAGCCGCTGGTGATTCGCGAGGCGCGGCGGCACACGCTGGTCGACCTCGACGGCCGCGAATTCCTCGACGGCGTCAGCAGCTTGTGGTGCAACGTGCACGGCCATCGCCATCCGCGCTTGGACGCGGCCTTGCGCGAGCAACTCGATCGCGTGGCTCACGTCACGCTCTTGGGCTCGTCGAACGTGCCGGCGATTCGGCTGGCGCAGCGGCTCGTCGAGTTGGCGCCGCCGGGGCTCGAGCACGTGTTCTACTCCGACGACGGGGCCACGGCGGTTGAGGTGGCGCTGAAGATGGCGTTTCAGTATTGGCGCCAGCGCCCCGATCCCCGCCCGGAGAAAAGCTTGTACGTCACGCTGGGCGACGGCTATCACGGCGACACGATCGGCAGCGTGAGCGTCGGCGGCGTCGAGCGGTTTCACGCGTTGTTCGCGCCGCTGTTGTTCGAGACGCTGCGCCTGCCCACGCCGCGGCTGTATCGGCTGCCCGAGGGCGTCAGCCGCCAGACGGCCTGCGCGTATTTCCTGGGGCAATTAGAGGCAGTGCTCGAGCGCGACGCGGCGCGGATCGCCGCGGTAGTGCTCGAGCCCCTGGTCCAGTGCGCGGCCGGCATGATCGTCCACCCGCCGGGCTTTCTCGCCGGGGTGCACAGGCTCACGCGGCGCCACGACGTGTTGTTGATCGCCGATGAAGTGGCCGTCGGCTTCGGCCGCACCGGGCGGATGTTCGCCTGCGAGCACGAAGGCGTAGCGCCCGACTTGCTCTGCCTGGCCAAGGGCCTGACCGGGGGCTATCTGCCGCTCGCGGCCACGCTGGCGACCGACGAAATCTTTCAGGCGTTTCTCGGCACGTTTGCCGACTCGAAGACCTTTTATCACGGGCACACCTACGGCGGCAACCCGCTGGGCGCCGCCGTGGCCTTGGCGAATCTCGACGTGTTCGCTGAAGAACGCACGCTCGCCCGTCTGCCGGCCAAGATCGAACGGCTTGCCCGGCATCTGGAGCGGATCGCGCGGCACCCGCACGTGGGCGACGTCCGGCAGGTGGGCCTGATCGCCGGCATCGAGTTGGTGCGCGATCGCGCGACGGCCGAGCCGTTTCCGTGGCCTGAGAAGCGCGGCTACCGGGTTTGCGACGTGGCCCGGTCGCAGGGCGTGTTGTTGCGGCCACTGGGCAACGTCGTGGTGATCATGCCGCCGTTGAGCATCGAGTTGAACGAGCTCGACGCGATCGTGGCCGCCGCCGAGGCCGGTATCGACGCCGCGACGCGCGACTGA
- a CDS encoding SAM-dependent chlorinase/fluorinase → MSRHIITLTTDFGPQSAYVAALKGVILSIHNDARLIDLTHAIGPQDVRQGALVLAMACPWFPAGSLHVAVVDPGVGTARELIYAEIEGRAYLAPDNGLLSALTRRARPTMLRYLRNREHWLPEQSHTFHGRDILAPAAAHLSRGLDPAALGPEAERLVELSWPEPIPGDRALSGEVQLVDSFGNLVTNIEHEHLAAIAAEPELRIRCGPVTAVGLQRTYGERPAGHVVALIGSSGCLEMAVVDGNAARRYSLGVGAPVLLTW, encoded by the coding sequence ATGTCTCGCCATATCATCACGCTGACCACCGATTTCGGGCCGCAGAGCGCCTACGTCGCGGCGCTGAAGGGCGTGATCTTGTCGATTCACAACGATGCCCGGTTGATCGACCTGACGCATGCCATTGGGCCGCAAGACGTGCGGCAAGGCGCGCTGGTCCTGGCCATGGCTTGTCCCTGGTTCCCGGCCGGGTCGCTGCACGTGGCCGTGGTCGACCCGGGCGTGGGCACCGCGCGCGAACTGATCTATGCCGAAATCGAAGGCCGTGCCTACCTCGCGCCGGACAATGGGCTGCTCAGCGCGCTGACGCGCCGCGCGCGGCCGACCATGCTGCGCTATCTGCGCAACCGCGAGCACTGGCTGCCCGAACAGTCACACACGTTTCACGGACGCGATATTCTGGCGCCGGCGGCCGCGCATCTGAGCCGGGGGCTCGATCCGGCCGCGCTGGGCCCCGAGGCCGAACGCCTCGTTGAATTGTCCTGGCCCGAGCCAATCCCGGGGGATCGAGCACTGAGCGGCGAAGTGCAGTTGGTCGACTCGTTCGGCAACCTGGTGACCAATATCGAGCACGAGCACCTCGCGGCGATCGCGGCCGAGCCCGAGCTGCGGATTCGCTGTGGCCCCGTGACGGCCGTGGGCCTGCAGCGCACCTACGGCGAGCGTCCGGCGGGCCACGTCGTCGCGCTGATCGGTTCGAGCGGCTGCCTCGAAATGGCGGTCGTCGACGGCAACGCGGCGCGGCGCTATTCTTTGGGCGTGGGTGCGCCCGTCTTGTTGACCTGGTAA